A section of the Bradyrhizobium oligotrophicum S58 genome encodes:
- a CDS encoding transporter, whose translation MDGAILSGGTLFCLLSKVEQMRAPHLRMEAPKKAVAGLRGFWSDHADLETVLCIAFMLIVGIIVKLTPPT comes from the coding sequence TTGGACGGGGCTATTCTCTCAGGTGGTACTTTGTTTTGCCTTTTATCAAAGGTTGAGCAGATGCGTGCGCCTCATCTCCGAATGGAAGCACCGAAAAAAGCCGTGGCCGGTCTGCGCGGCTTCTGGTCGGATCACGCCGACCTTGAGACGGTGCTGTGCATCGCTTTCATGCTGATCGTCGGAATCATCGTCAAGCTGACGCCGCCAACCTAG
- a CDS encoding ABC transporter ATP-binding protein, whose amino-acid sequence MLLEVDGIETCYGLSQVLFGLSLAIRPGEMVSLMGRNGMGKTTTIRSIMGLTQARAGTIRFSGQETRRLPSYRIAQLGIGLVPEGRQIFPNLTVTENLVAASTNRLGASDPWTLDKIHALFPRLAERGGNMGNQLSGGEQQMLAIGRALMTNPKLLILDEATEGLAPLIREEIWNCLSLLKSRGQSILVIDKNVGHLTRICDRHYIIERGRTVWSGTSDQLMAEPDLQHRYLGI is encoded by the coding sequence ATGCTGCTCGAGGTCGACGGCATCGAGACCTGCTACGGCCTGAGCCAGGTCCTGTTCGGACTGTCCCTGGCCATTCGGCCCGGCGAGATGGTCTCGCTAATGGGCCGCAACGGCATGGGCAAGACCACGACCATCCGCTCGATCATGGGCCTGACTCAGGCGCGCGCGGGCACCATCCGTTTCAGCGGCCAGGAGACACGGCGGCTGCCATCCTACCGGATCGCCCAGCTTGGCATCGGCCTGGTGCCGGAGGGGCGGCAGATCTTCCCGAACCTCACCGTCACCGAAAACCTTGTCGCGGCCTCCACCAACCGGCTCGGCGCGTCCGATCCATGGACGCTCGATAAGATCCACGCGCTGTTTCCGCGGCTAGCCGAGCGCGGCGGCAACATGGGCAATCAGCTCTCCGGCGGCGAGCAGCAGATGCTGGCGATCGGCCGGGCACTGATGACCAATCCGAAGCTGCTGATCCTCGACGAGGCGACCGAAGGCCTGGCGCCGCTGATCCGCGAGGAGATCTGGAACTGCCTGTCGCTGCTGAAGTCGCGCGGGCAGTCGATCCTCGTCATCGACAAGAACGTCGGACATCTGACCCGCATCTGCGACCGCCATTACATCATCGAGCGCGGCCGCACGGTCTGGAGCGGCACCTCGGACCAGCTCATGGCCGAGCCCGACCTGCAGCATCGGTATCTCGGGATTTGA
- a CDS encoding helix-turn-helix transcriptional regulator, with protein MTPHSDAPRDDGQSAAETDFLDRLGQRVRRMRGLAGMSRKVLAEVSGISERYIAQLESGKGNVSIVLLRRIANAINAPLDDIIPGGEPSPDWPVIRDLLKKASASQIAEVKELLASGASAPLRRSFSGIALIGLRGAGKSTLGRMLAERIGWSFVELNKEIERQNGLSVAEIIALYGQEGFRRLEQAALLALLARNELMVLATGGGIVSEPVTFDLILNAFYTIWLKAEPEEHMARVRGQGDLRPMADDRSAMAELRNILASREPLYARANAVVDTAGLSVDAAAVRLGEAVKPIIANEARMFARG; from the coding sequence ATCCGCGGCCGAGACCGACTTCCTCGACCGACTGGGCCAGCGCGTGCGCCGGATGCGCGGCCTCGCCGGCATGTCGCGCAAGGTGCTGGCCGAGGTGTCCGGGATTTCCGAGCGCTACATCGCCCAGCTTGAAAGCGGCAAGGGCAACGTTTCGATCGTGCTGCTGCGTCGCATCGCCAATGCCATCAACGCGCCGCTCGACGACATCATTCCCGGCGGCGAGCCGTCGCCGGATTGGCCAGTCATCCGTGATCTGCTGAAGAAGGCGAGCGCGAGCCAGATCGCCGAGGTCAAGGAGCTGCTCGCAAGCGGCGCATCGGCGCCGCTGCGGCGCTCGTTCTCGGGCATTGCCTTGATCGGATTGCGCGGTGCCGGCAAGTCGACGCTTGGCCGCATGCTCGCCGAACGGATCGGCTGGAGCTTCGTCGAGCTCAACAAGGAGATCGAGCGGCAGAACGGGCTCTCGGTCGCCGAGATCATCGCGCTCTATGGCCAGGAAGGTTTTCGCCGCTTGGAGCAGGCCGCGCTGTTGGCGCTGCTCGCGCGGAACGAACTGATGGTGCTGGCGACCGGCGGCGGCATCGTCTCCGAGCCCGTGACCTTCGACCTGATCCTCAACGCGTTCTACACGATCTGGCTGAAGGCCGAGCCGGAGGAGCACATGGCGCGCGTGCGCGGCCAGGGCGATCTGCGCCCGATGGCCGACGACCGCTCGGCCATGGCCGAGCTGCGCAACATCCTGGCAAGCCGCGAGCCGCTCTACGCGCGCGCCAATGCGGTGGTGGACACCGCGGGATTGTCGGTGGATGCGGCAGCGGTGCGGCTGGGCGAAGCGGTGAAGCCGATTATCGCCAACGAAGCCAGGATGTTCGCGCGGGGGTGA
- a CDS encoding branched-chain amino acid ABC transporter permease, with amino-acid sequence MLLVVEQFLNGLQFGLLLFLLAAGLTLVFGIMDLVNLAHGSLYMMGAYFAATFVAWTGSFVLGAILALGATLLLGIVLEFTALRHLYGRDHLDHVLATFGLILFFNEAVRLIWGPAGLALPLPSWLAFPVTILPGIQYPAYRLAIIVVALLVALLLYLGVMRTRIGMLIRAGASNREMIGALGINIKLLYTLVFGLGAALAGLAGLMQAPILTVQIGMGENILILAFVVIVIGGIGSIRGAFIAAIMIGLIDTMGRAFLPNLLRQVLNSAAASTAAPALSSMLIYLLMAIVLVARPEGLFPANRR; translated from the coding sequence ATGCTTCTCGTCGTCGAACAATTCCTGAACGGGCTGCAGTTCGGACTGCTGCTGTTCCTGCTGGCTGCCGGTCTGACGCTGGTGTTCGGCATCATGGACCTCGTCAACCTCGCCCATGGCTCGCTCTACATGATGGGCGCCTATTTCGCGGCGACCTTCGTGGCCTGGACCGGCAGCTTCGTTCTCGGGGCCATCCTGGCGCTCGGCGCCACGCTTCTGCTCGGCATCGTGCTCGAATTTACGGCACTGCGCCATCTCTATGGGCGCGACCACCTCGATCATGTGCTGGCGACATTCGGCCTGATCCTGTTCTTCAACGAGGCCGTCCGGTTGATCTGGGGCCCGGCGGGACTGGCGCTGCCGCTGCCGTCCTGGCTCGCCTTCCCGGTCACGATCCTGCCCGGCATCCAATATCCGGCCTATCGCCTCGCCATCATCGTGGTGGCGCTGCTGGTGGCGCTGCTCCTCTATCTCGGCGTCATGCGCACGCGCATCGGCATGCTGATCCGCGCCGGCGCCTCCAACCGCGAGATGATCGGCGCGCTGGGTATCAATATCAAGCTGCTCTACACGCTGGTGTTCGGCCTCGGCGCCGCGCTCGCCGGCCTCGCCGGGCTGATGCAGGCGCCGATCCTCACGGTGCAGATCGGCATGGGCGAGAACATCCTGATCCTCGCCTTCGTCGTGATCGTGATCGGCGGCATCGGCTCGATCCGCGGCGCGTTCATCGCCGCGATCATGATCGGCCTGATCGATACGATGGGGCGCGCCTTCCTGCCCAACCTGCTGCGCCAGGTGCTGAATTCGGCAGCGGCCTCCACCGCGGCGCCGGCGCTGTCGTCGATGCTGATCTATCTCCTGATGGCGATCGTGCTGGTGGCGCGGCCTGAAGGTCTGTTTCCGGCCAACCGCAGATGA
- a CDS encoding ABC transporter ATP-binding protein, which translates to MSTLSFRNVWVEYGNQVVLERINLEIASGTFLSIVGPSGAGKSTFLRLILGQERPTQGSVLLDGRPFPAEPGPDRGIVFQRYSVFPHLTVLGNVLLGYELASSPLTARLLGTARKAAVEKSLALIEAVGLAEHCDKYPSALSGGMQQRLAIAQALAKQPRVLLLDEPFGALDPGTRAQMHALIKPLWREHKMTIVMVTHDIKEAFGLATRLIALDRPRKDPQAPERFGARITYDLDLTRDSAVPVLGFIRASLQAAQ; encoded by the coding sequence ATGAGCACGCTGTCCTTTCGCAACGTCTGGGTCGAATACGGCAATCAGGTCGTGCTCGAGCGCATCAATCTCGAGATTGCCTCGGGCACGTTCCTGTCGATCGTCGGTCCCTCCGGCGCCGGCAAGAGCACCTTCCTGCGCCTGATCCTTGGCCAGGAACGGCCGACGCAAGGCTCCGTGCTGCTCGACGGCCGGCCGTTCCCGGCCGAGCCCGGTCCCGATCGCGGCATCGTGTTCCAGCGCTACTCGGTCTTTCCGCATCTGACCGTGCTCGGCAACGTGCTGCTCGGCTACGAACTTGCGAGTAGCCCGTTGACCGCGCGACTGCTCGGCACCGCGCGCAAGGCGGCGGTGGAGAAGAGCCTCGCGCTGATCGAGGCCGTCGGCTTGGCCGAGCATTGCGACAAATATCCAAGCGCGCTGTCCGGCGGCATGCAGCAGCGCCTCGCGATCGCGCAGGCGCTGGCGAAGCAGCCGCGCGTGCTGCTGCTCGATGAGCCCTTCGGCGCGCTCGATCCTGGCACAAGGGCGCAGATGCATGCGCTGATCAAGCCGCTGTGGCGCGAGCACAAGATGACCATCGTGATGGTCACCCACGACATCAAGGAGGCGTTCGGCCTCGCCACGCGGCTGATCGCGCTCGACCGGCCGCGCAAGGATCCGCAGGCGCCCGAAAGATTCGGCGCGCGCATCACCTACGACCTCGATCTCACCCGCGACAGCGCCGTGCCCGTGCTCGGATTCATCCGCGCCAGCCTGCAGGCGGCGCAATAA
- a CDS encoding agmatinase family protein — protein sequence MSFPSMRRSRRAGLQLQRHAMRRHHPDFDKMSTQGWQALEAEGKLPSNGWRREKQWALDMGLPGADTLTDREIPTFARGELPHFAGINTFMKAPYVENVRDVGRYDAAVIGIPFDSGTTYRPGTRFGPQGIRRISALYTPYNYELGVDLREQMTLCDAGDVFTIPANLEKSFDQISRGVAHVFSSGALPIMLGGDHSIGFPCVRGIAECTDKRIGIIHFDRHIDIQEKDLDERMHTTPWYWATNLPNVSPTNLVQLGIGGWQVPREGVEVARKRNTNVLTIADIEKIGLEKTAEIALELAWKDADAVYISFDVDSIDCGFVPGTGWPEPGGFLPREALKLLGLVAAEGLCGLEVVEVSPPYDTSDITALIGVRVVVEALGSMVAHGKLGSHKHIINKPVSY from the coding sequence ATGTCATTCCCATCCATGCGCCGTTCGCGCCGCGCCGGCCTGCAGCTGCAGCGTCACGCCATGCGCCGTCACCATCCGGACTTCGACAAGATGTCCACGCAAGGCTGGCAGGCCCTCGAGGCCGAGGGCAAGCTGCCGAGCAACGGCTGGCGCAGGGAGAAGCAATGGGCGCTCGACATGGGTCTGCCCGGCGCCGACACGCTGACGGATCGCGAGATCCCGACGTTCGCGCGCGGCGAGCTGCCGCATTTCGCCGGGATCAACACCTTCATGAAGGCGCCCTATGTCGAGAACGTCCGCGACGTCGGTCGATACGATGCGGCGGTGATCGGCATCCCCTTCGATTCCGGCACCACCTATCGGCCCGGCACCCGCTTCGGGCCGCAGGGCATCCGCCGCATTTCCGCACTCTACACGCCCTACAACTACGAACTCGGCGTCGATCTGCGTGAGCAGATGACCTTGTGCGATGCCGGTGACGTCTTCACCATTCCCGCCAACCTCGAAAAGAGCTTCGACCAGATCAGCCGCGGCGTCGCGCATGTGTTCTCGTCCGGCGCACTGCCGATCATGCTCGGCGGCGACCATTCGATCGGCTTCCCCTGCGTGCGCGGCATCGCTGAATGCACCGACAAGCGCATCGGCATCATCCATTTCGACCGCCACATCGACATCCAGGAGAAGGATCTCGACGAGCGCATGCACACCACGCCCTGGTACTGGGCGACCAACCTGCCCAACGTGTCGCCGACCAACCTGGTGCAGCTCGGCATCGGCGGCTGGCAGGTGCCGCGCGAGGGCGTCGAGGTCGCGCGCAAGCGCAACACCAACGTGCTGACCATCGCCGACATCGAGAAGATCGGCCTGGAGAAGACCGCCGAGATCGCGCTGGAGCTGGCGTGGAAGGATGCCGACGCCGTCTACATCTCGTTCGACGTCGATTCCATCGATTGCGGCTTCGTGCCCGGCACCGGCTGGCCCGAGCCGGGCGGCTTCCTGCCGCGCGAGGCGCTGAAGCTGCTCGGCCTCGTCGCGGCCGAGGGCCTGTGCGGGCTCGAAGTCGTCGAGGTCTCGCCGCCCTACGACACCTCGGACATCACCGCTTTGATCGGCGTCCGCGTCGTGGTCGAAGCGCTCGGCTCCATGGTCGCGCATGGCAAGCTCGGCAGCCACAAGCACATCATCAACAAGCCGGTGAGCTATTGA
- a CDS encoding putative urea ABC transporter substrate-binding protein — MFNARNLFVALLAASTLATASLSPALAEKKKEFNIAWTIYVGWMPWPYAAESGIVKKWADKYGISIKVTQINDYVESINQYTAGKFDGVTVTNMDALTIPAAGGVDTSAIIMGDYSNGNDGVVLKKGKTLADIKGQKVNLVELSVSHYLLARGLETAKLSEKNIKTVNTSDADIVAAAKSPDTTAVVTWNPQLLEVKAEPGATLVFDSSKIPGEIEDLLVVNSATLKDNPELGKALVGIWYETIALMKDQSEKGKAAREAMAKLSGTDLAGFETQLKTTFMYYEPKDALAFMTGAELPKIMDHVRTFCFDHNLLGENVKSKDAVGISTPTKALGSTTNVKLRFDPTYMKMAADGKL, encoded by the coding sequence ATGTTCAACGCGCGAAATCTGTTTGTTGCACTGCTCGCTGCATCCACGCTGGCGACCGCATCGCTGTCGCCGGCCTTGGCTGAAAAGAAGAAAGAGTTCAATATCGCCTGGACGATCTATGTCGGCTGGATGCCGTGGCCCTATGCGGCCGAGTCCGGCATCGTCAAGAAGTGGGCCGACAAATACGGCATCTCGATCAAGGTCACCCAGATCAACGACTACGTCGAGTCGATCAATCAATACACGGCCGGCAAGTTCGACGGCGTCACCGTCACCAACATGGATGCGCTGACCATCCCTGCTGCCGGCGGCGTCGACACCTCGGCCATCATCATGGGCGACTACTCCAACGGCAATGACGGCGTGGTGCTGAAGAAGGGCAAGACGCTGGCCGACATCAAGGGCCAGAAGGTCAACCTCGTCGAGCTCTCGGTGTCGCATTATCTGCTGGCGCGCGGGCTCGAAACTGCGAAGCTGTCCGAGAAGAACATCAAGACCGTCAACACATCCGACGCCGACATCGTCGCTGCCGCGAAATCGCCGGACACCACCGCAGTCGTGACCTGGAATCCGCAACTGCTGGAAGTGAAGGCCGAGCCGGGCGCGACGCTGGTGTTCGATTCCAGCAAGATCCCGGGCGAGATCGAGGATCTCCTGGTCGTCAACAGCGCGACGCTGAAGGACAATCCGGAGCTTGGCAAGGCGCTGGTCGGCATCTGGTACGAGACCATCGCGCTGATGAAGGACCAGAGCGAGAAGGGCAAGGCCGCGCGCGAGGCGATGGCCAAGCTGTCGGGCACCGATCTCGCCGGCTTCGAGACCCAGCTCAAGACCACGTTCATGTATTACGAGCCGAAAGATGCGCTCGCCTTCATGACCGGGGCGGAGTTGCCGAAGATCATGGATCACGTCCGCACCTTCTGCTTCGATCACAATCTGCTCGGCGAGAACGTGAAGTCGAAGGATGCGGTCGGCATCTCCACGCCGACGAAGGCGCTGGGCTCCACGACCAACGTGAAGCTGCGCTTCGATCCGACCTATATGAAGATGGCCGCCGACGGAAAGCTCTGA
- a CDS encoding ABC transporter ATP-binding protein, whose protein sequence is MAEPLLRVDNLVRRFGGIIATDHVCLDVAKGEIHAIIGPNGAGKTTLISQLTGHLAPHGGRIFLGGRDISHFPAYKRSALGLARSFQITSLLTDFTAADNVALAAQAHDGKHSFRFFAAARKDKPLRAAAHAALERVGLGHRADVLVSRLSHGEQRELELAVALATKPQLLLLDEPMAGLGVTESQRMVKLLLELRREVSIVLVEHDMEAVFALADRISVLVYGRIIASGMPDEIRQNEEVKRAYLGDQHVVVGHG, encoded by the coding sequence GTGGCTGAACCCCTGCTTCGCGTCGACAATCTCGTGCGCCGCTTCGGCGGCATCATCGCCACCGATCACGTCTGCCTCGACGTCGCCAAGGGCGAGATCCACGCCATCATCGGTCCGAACGGCGCCGGCAAGACCACCTTGATCAGCCAGCTCACTGGCCATCTTGCGCCGCACGGCGGACGCATCTTCCTCGGCGGGCGCGACATCTCGCATTTCCCTGCCTACAAGCGCAGCGCGCTCGGGCTGGCGCGCTCGTTCCAGATCACCTCGCTGCTGACCGACTTCACCGCGGCCGACAATGTCGCGCTGGCGGCGCAGGCCCATGACGGCAAGCATTCGTTCCGTTTCTTCGCGGCTGCCCGCAAGGACAAGCCGCTGCGCGCCGCCGCGCACGCGGCGCTGGAGCGCGTCGGTCTCGGCCATCGCGCCGACGTGCTGGTGTCCCGGCTCAGCCATGGCGAGCAGCGCGAGCTGGAGCTCGCGGTCGCGCTGGCAACCAAGCCGCAACTGCTGTTGCTCGATGAGCCCATGGCCGGTCTCGGGGTGACCGAGTCGCAGCGCATGGTGAAGCTGTTGTTGGAGCTGCGCCGCGAGGTGTCAATCGTGCTGGTCGAACACGACATGGAGGCGGTGTTCGCGCTGGCCGACCGCATTTCGGTGCTGGTCTATGGCCGCATCATTGCGTCGGGCATGCCGGATGAGATCCGGCAGAACGAAGAGGTCAAGCGCGCCTATCTCGGCGATCAGCACGTGGTGGTCGGCCATGGTTGA
- a CDS encoding branched-chain amino acid ABC transporter permease: MKSQLNVQNVFAALVVAGLVLLPVYSNLSGNIFILTLFTRIVILALSAVSLNLIMGYGGMMSFGHAAYLGIGGYAVGILAQEGIGSGWAQFAVAIAVSALYALVIGALSLRTRGVYFIMITLAFAQMAYYVASGLARYGGDDGLTVYKRSDFGGLINLGNRVQFYYLCLGCLLAIVVLVWRIVNSRFGLVLQGLRSNEQRMQAIGFPSKRYKLACFVIAGMLCGLSGALLANNTDFVSPAVMYWTRSGDLMVMVILGGMGTLMGPVVGSVVFLVLEEVLSQLTEYWALIMGPLLLLIVLFGRGGIMGMLGRLNRG, encoded by the coding sequence ATGAAATCGCAACTCAACGTCCAGAACGTGTTCGCCGCGCTGGTGGTCGCCGGCCTCGTGCTGCTGCCGGTCTATTCGAACCTCTCCGGCAACATCTTCATCCTCACGCTGTTCACGCGTATCGTGATCCTGGCGCTGTCGGCGGTCAGCCTGAACCTGATCATGGGCTATGGCGGCATGATGAGTTTTGGCCATGCCGCCTATCTCGGCATCGGCGGCTACGCCGTCGGCATCCTCGCGCAGGAAGGCATCGGCTCCGGCTGGGCCCAGTTCGCCGTGGCGATCGCGGTATCGGCGCTCTATGCGCTGGTGATCGGCGCGCTGTCGTTGCGCACCCGCGGCGTCTATTTCATCATGATCACGCTGGCCTTCGCGCAGATGGCCTATTACGTCGCTTCGGGCCTCGCCCGCTATGGCGGCGATGACGGGCTCACGGTCTACAAGCGCAGCGATTTCGGTGGCCTGATCAATCTCGGCAACCGCGTGCAGTTCTACTATCTGTGCCTCGGCTGCCTGCTGGCCATCGTCGTGCTGGTCTGGCGCATCGTCAATTCGCGCTTCGGCCTGGTGCTGCAGGGCCTGCGCTCCAACGAGCAGCGCATGCAGGCGATCGGCTTTCCGTCGAAACGCTACAAGCTTGCCTGCTTCGTCATCGCCGGCATGCTGTGCGGGCTATCAGGCGCGCTGCTTGCCAACAACACCGATTTCGTCAGCCCCGCCGTGATGTACTGGACCCGCTCCGGCGACCTGATGGTGATGGTGATCCTGGGCGGCATGGGCACCCTGATGGGGCCGGTCGTCGGCTCGGTCGTGTTCCTGGTGCTGGAAGAGGTGCTGTCGCAACTCACTGAGTATTGGGCGCTGATCATGGGCCCGCTGCTGCTCCTGATCGTGCTGTTCGGGCGCGGCGGCATCATGGGCATGCTCGGGAGGTTGAACCGTGGCTGA
- a CDS encoding ABC transporter permease, protein MPRAMNVVPNRGSRLLLALLPFLLIALIYVVGSAQRRADNPDDKLLPPVSEMVATSKRLATEPDRRSGDYVLWADTAASLQRLAFGLGIAAAVGLTLGLAIGLLPVAGAGFGTLVAVLSMIPPMAVLPVLFIVFGLGELSKVVLIVIGVTPTLVRDLSLEVQNMPREQLIKAQTLGASTWQVAIRVVLPQIMPRLIQGLRLMIGPAFLFLISAEAIASDVGLGYRIFLVRRYLSMDVILPYVVWITLLAYVFDYALVWFGRRAFPWAYARASH, encoded by the coding sequence ATGCCGCGTGCGATGAACGTCGTTCCGAACCGGGGCAGCCGGCTGCTGCTGGCCTTGCTGCCGTTCCTGCTGATCGCGTTGATCTACGTCGTCGGATCGGCGCAGCGGCGGGCCGACAATCCGGACGACAAGCTGCTGCCGCCGGTCTCGGAGATGGTCGCCACGTCGAAGCGGCTCGCAACCGAGCCGGATCGCCGCTCCGGCGACTACGTGCTGTGGGCTGACACGGCAGCGAGCCTGCAACGCCTTGCGTTCGGACTGGGCATCGCTGCCGCTGTCGGCCTCACGCTCGGCCTCGCCATTGGCCTGCTGCCGGTCGCCGGCGCCGGCTTCGGCACCCTGGTCGCTGTGCTGTCGATGATCCCGCCGATGGCGGTGCTGCCGGTGCTGTTCATCGTGTTCGGGCTCGGCGAGTTGTCCAAGGTGGTGCTGATCGTCATCGGCGTCACGCCGACGCTGGTGCGGGACTTGTCGCTGGAAGTGCAGAACATGCCGCGCGAGCAGCTGATCAAGGCGCAGACGCTTGGGGCGTCGACCTGGCAGGTCGCGATCCGCGTGGTGCTGCCGCAGATCATGCCGCGGCTGATTCAGGGCCTGCGGCTGATGATCGGGCCTGCGTTTCTGTTCCTGATCTCGGCGGAGGCGATCGCGTCCGACGTCGGGCTCGGCTACCGCATCTTCCTGGTCCGGCGTTATCTGTCGATGGATGTGATCCTGCCCTACGTCGTGTGGATCACCTTGCTCGCCTACGTGTTCGACTACGCGCTGGTCTGGTTCGGTCGGCGCGCCTTTCCCTGGGCCTATGCGCGAGCGAGCCACTGA
- a CDS encoding PilZ domain-containing protein — translation MDNRRREARQRVYYGGVLAFNAGCSTLACVVRNFNHRGVRIELDGSVLLPDRVDVTIARRGWSRQARMVWRDGAGAGLVFDEDGEVISLEWARTLRERERTNRRLKARLEQMLSEY, via the coding sequence ATGGACAACCGTCGTCGCGAGGCTCGCCAACGCGTCTATTATGGCGGCGTTCTGGCCTTCAATGCCGGCTGCTCGACGCTCGCCTGCGTCGTGCGCAACTTCAACCACCGCGGCGTCAGGATCGAGCTCGACGGCAGCGTGCTGCTGCCAGATCGCGTCGACGTCACCATCGCGCGCCGCGGATGGTCACGACAGGCGCGGATGGTATGGCGTGATGGTGCGGGCGCCGGCCTCGTCTTCGACGAAGACGGCGAGGTGATTTCGCTGGAATGGGCGCGCACCCTGCGTGAACGCGAGCGCACCAACAGGCGGCTCAAAGCGCGCCTCGAACAGATGCTCTCGGAATACTGA
- a CDS encoding ABC transporter substrate-binding protein: MKTSFWLASAAALIVSNAAFAGDTIKIGFVSTFSGPTAVIGNDMRNSFELALDHLGRKIDGKPVEVIYEDDQQKPDVGKQKTEKLVQSDKVDFIVGYIWSNVLLASLKTAVDSQTILISANAGPSQLAGELCSPYVFSTSWQNDQTPAAMGLYMNQKGVKSVFLIGPNYAAGKDMLAGLKSTFKGQVVGEEYTVWPSQLDFSAELSKARASGAESIFVFYPGAAGVQFLNQYSQAGLKEKMPLYTAFTVDELSLPLQKDNAIGVPGAQEWVNDLPNEQNKKFVEDYRKKYTGLRPTYYGAQAYDAAQLINSAVVAVKGDTSKKDAMKAEMEKANFKSLRGAFKYGNNHIPIQSFYLQDVVKDADGQLSLKTVATIVENDQDRFHDKCPMK, encoded by the coding sequence ATGAAGACGAGCTTCTGGCTGGCGAGTGCTGCGGCGCTCATCGTTTCGAATGCCGCTTTTGCCGGCGACACCATCAAGATTGGCTTCGTCTCGACGTTCAGCGGTCCGACCGCCGTGATCGGCAACGACATGCGCAATTCGTTCGAGCTCGCGCTCGACCATCTCGGCCGCAAGATCGACGGCAAGCCGGTCGAGGTGATCTACGAGGACGACCAGCAGAAGCCTGACGTCGGCAAGCAGAAGACCGAGAAGCTGGTGCAGTCCGACAAGGTCGATTTCATCGTCGGCTACATCTGGTCGAACGTGCTGCTGGCATCGCTGAAGACGGCTGTGGATTCCCAGACCATCCTGATCTCGGCCAATGCCGGCCCCTCGCAGCTCGCCGGCGAATTGTGCTCGCCCTACGTATTCTCGACCTCCTGGCAGAACGACCAGACGCCTGCCGCGATGGGCCTCTACATGAACCAGAAGGGCGTCAAGTCGGTGTTCCTGATCGGACCCAACTATGCGGCCGGCAAGGACATGCTGGCGGGCCTGAAGAGCACCTTCAAGGGCCAGGTCGTCGGCGAGGAATATACGGTGTGGCCGAGCCAGCTCGACTTCTCGGCCGAGCTCTCCAAGGCCCGCGCCTCCGGCGCCGAGTCGATCTTCGTGTTCTATCCGGGCGCAGCCGGCGTGCAGTTCCTCAATCAATATTCGCAGGCCGGCCTCAAGGAGAAGATGCCGCTCTACACCGCCTTCACGGTCGATGAATTGTCGCTGCCGCTGCAGAAGGATAATGCGATCGGCGTGCCCGGCGCGCAGGAATGGGTCAACGACCTGCCGAACGAGCAGAACAAGAAGTTCGTCGAGGACTACCGCAAGAAATATACCGGCCTGCGACCGACCTATTACGGCGCCCAGGCCTATGACGCGGCGCAACTGATCAACAGCGCGGTGGTTGCGGTCAAGGGCGACACGTCCAAGAAGGACGCGATGAAGGCCGAGATGGAGAAGGCCAACTTCAAGTCGCTGCGCGGCGCGTTCAAATACGGCAACAACCACATCCCGATCCAGAGCTTCTACCTGCAGGACGTGGTGAAGGATGCCGACGGCCAGCTCTCGCTGAAGACGGTCGCCACCATCGTCGAGAACGACCAGGACCGCTTCCACGACAAGTGCCCGATGAAATGA